The following coding sequences are from one Epinephelus fuscoguttatus linkage group LG7, E.fuscoguttatus.final_Chr_v1 window:
- the zbtb17 gene encoding zinc finger and BTB domain-containing protein 17 isoform X2 → MEFPWHSGKVLEQLNRQRKQGLLCDCTFVVDGVDFKAHKAVLAACSVYFRTLFLDQKDVVHLDISNAAGLGQVLEFMYTAKLSLSPQNVEDVLAVANFLQMQEIVNACSAYQSMANQAPSLITLDFAVEDKQGEVDQREELESDLAEVASQAEDSPSTPTEGKEPTQNLQNLKEHISTETQQTASRPNPARTHSGRGRPAKTSPLSTHKMVSVKEEEECAAQDVPGFQDDPSDADYNPKSQLKSAGSSSYMSSRGRRIRKPPRRNFPPDNDSEEEGTSKAKTQKKVAEPAEAAGVHEDDCGEIGDGEADDEEGSGEEDGEFRQQGEGDDSGGERDGRLIQSTSMSSRSESKPYSSVTHECEDCGKKFTHTGNFKRHMRIHTGEKPFSCRDCNKAFSDPAACKAHEKTHSPLKPYCCSTCGKSYRQISLLNLHRKRHTGEARYSCEVCGKLFTTSGNLKRHQLVHSGEKPYHCDFCEKAFSDPTAKMRHLETHDTEKGNKCPHCDKRFNQPGNLKAHLKIHITDGPLKCKECGKQFTTSGNLKRHLRVHSGEKPYVCMHCQRAFSDPGALQRHERIHTGEKPCVCLICGKAFTQASSLIAHVRQHTGEKPYVCDRCGKRFVQSSQLANHIRHHDNVRPHKCQMCDKAFVNVGDLSKHIIIHTGEKPFLCDKCGRGFNRVDNLRSHVKTVHHGKAGMKRLVVAGGSADEGADGCAGASTSDSEINIVTVTTEDIVTLATEALAATAVAQLTVVPVAASVSADETEALKAEITKAVEKVQEADPNTQILYACDSCGDKFLDASSLAQHVRIHTAQALVMFQADSDFYQYTTATTAEGDSATTWQPTAEQVIQEGELIFRTQVGEEEAEGGIVGETQVQEEGTGGVTHVEGREDGEVETQSELHTEGKDESAGDVEEEKEVEMECESRA, encoded by the exons ATGGAGTTCCCATGGCACAGTGGGAAGGTTCTGGAGCAACTCAACCGCCAGCGCAAGCAGGGCCTACTGTGTGACTGCACCTTCGTTGTGGACGGGGTGGACTTCAAAGCCCACAAAGCTGTCCTGGCGGCCTGCAGTGTCTATTTCCGCACCCTCTTCCTGGACCAGAAAGATGTGGTGCATCTGGACATCAGCAATGCAGCAG GTTTGGGTCAGGTCCTGGAGTTTATGTACACTGCCAAGCTGAGTTTAAGTCCGCAGAATGTAGAAGATGTGCTGGCTGTTGCTAACTTTCTACAGATGCAAGAAATTGTCAATGCCTGCTCTGCGTACCAGTCAATGGCAAACCAAGCTCCGTCACTCATAACACTGGATTTCGCTGTAG AAGACAAACAAGGTGAAGTAGATCAGAGAGAGGAGCTGGAGAGCGACCTGGCCGAAGTAGCATCTCAAGCAGAGGACAGCCCTAGCACCCCCACAGAAGGAAAGGAGCCCACGCAAAATCTGCAAAATTTAAAGGAACACATCTCCACTGAAACACAACAGACAGCTTCTCGGCCCAACCCTGCCAGAACCCACTCAGGCCGAGGACGTCCGGCCAAAACCAGCCCCCTTTCTACCCACAAGATGGTATCtgtaaaggaggaggaggaatgtgCTGCACAAGATGTACCTGGATTTCAGGACGACCCCTCTGATGCCGACTACAATCCCA AATCACAGTTGAAATCTGCTGGCAGCTCGTCCTACATGAGCTCGCGGGGGAGAAGAATCAGAAAACCTCCTCGACGAAACTTCCCACCTG ACAATGACTCAGAGGAAGAAGGCACATCAAAGgcaaaaacacagaagaagGTGGCGGAGCCGGCAGAAGCGGCCGGAGTACATGAGGACGACTGTGGGGAGATTGGCGACGGGGAAGCTGATGATGAGGAGGGGTCTGGTGAGGAAGATGGCGAGTTTAGACAGCAAGGAGAAGGAGATGATTCAGGcggagagagagatgggagaCTTATTCAGTCGACGTCTATGAGCAGCCGATCCGAATCAAAGCCGTACAGCTCTGTGACACATGAATGTGAG GACTGTGGAAAGAAATTCACCCATACTGGTAACTTCAAGAGACACATGcgtattcacacaggagagaagccaTTCAGCTGTCGGGACTGCAACAAGGCTTTCTCTGACCCTGCAGCCTGTAAAGCACACGAGAAAACACACAG CCCCCTGAAGCCATACTGCTGCTCGACTTGTGGAAAGAGCTACCGCCAGATCAGCCTGCTCAACCTGCACCGCAAACGCCACACTGGCGAAGCACGGTACAGCTGCGAAGTGTGTGGCAAGCTCTTCACCACATCCGGCAACCTAAAGCGCCACCAGCTGGTGCATAGTGGTGAGAAACCGTACCACTGCGACTTCTGTGAGAAGGCTTTCTCTGATCCCACCGCTAAGATGCGACATCTGGAGACGCATGACACGGAAAAGGGTAACAAGTGTCCACACTGCGACAAGCGCTTCAACCAG CCTGGAAATCTGAAGGCTCACCTAAAAATCCATATCACAGACGGGCCTCTCAAGTGCAAGGAATGTGGCAAACAGTTTACTACCTCAG GAAATCTAAAGAGACACCTGCGGGTCCACAGTGGGGAGAAACCGTATGTTTGTATGCACTGTCAGAGAGCTTTCAGTGACCCTGGAGCTCTGCAGCGGCATGAACGCATCCACACAG gtgagaagccgtgtGTCTGTCTTATCTGTGGCAAGGCTTTCACACAGGCCAGCTCACTCATCGCCCACGTTCGCCAGCACACTGGAGAGAAGCCCTACGTGTGCGATCGCTGTGGCAAAAG GTTTGTGCAGTCCAGTCAACTGGCCAATCACATCCGGCATCACGACAACGTCCGGCCGCACAAGTGTCAGATGTGCGACAAGGCATTTGTTAATGTGGGAGACCTGTCGAAGCACATCATCATCCACACAG GGGAGAAACCTTTCCTGTGTGATAAATGTGGCAGAGGGTTCAACCGGGTGGACAATCTGCGCTCCCACGTTAAGACCGTCCACCACGGCAAGGCCGGCATGAAGCGGCTGGTTGTAGCCGGGGGCAGCGCAGACGAAGGGGCTGATGGGTGCGCAGGAGCATCCACCTCTGACAGCGAGATCAACATAGTTACCGTCACCACAGAGGACATTGTCACCCTGGCAACCGAGGCCCTGGCAGCCACTGCTGTAGCTCAGCTGACAG TGGTTCCAGTGGCTGCTTCAGTGTCTGCTGATGAGACGGAGGCTTTGAAAGCTGAAATCACAAAGGCAGTAGAGAAAGTGCAAGAAGCGG ACCCCAACACCCAGATCTTGTACGCTTGTGATTCATGTGGGGATAAATTCTTGGACGCCAGCTCCCTGGCCCAGCACGTGCGCATCCACACAGCTCAGGCATTGGTCATGTTTCAGGCAGATTCTGACTTCTACCAATACACCACAGCCACCACCGCCGAGGGGGATTCTGCCACAACGTGGCAACCCACGGCTGAACAAGTCATCCAGGAAGGAGAGCTAATCTTCCGTACCCAggttggagaggaagaggcagagggagggatTGTGGGGGAGACACAAGTTCAAGAAGAAGGGACAGGAGGGGTGACTCAtgtggaggggagggaggatggAGAGGTGGAAACCCAAAGTGAGCTCCACACTGAAGGAAAAGATGAATCTGCAGGGGACGTAGAGGAAGAAAAGGAAGTGGAGATGGAATGTGAGAGTAGGGCGTAA
- the zbtb17 gene encoding zinc finger and BTB domain-containing protein 17 isoform X1, protein MEFPWHSGKVLEQLNRQRKQGLLCDCTFVVDGVDFKAHKAVLAACSVYFRTLFLDQKDVVHLDISNAAGLGQVLEFMYTAKLSLSPQNVEDVLAVANFLQMQEIVNACSAYQSMANQAPSLITLDFAVAEDKQGEVDQREELESDLAEVASQAEDSPSTPTEGKEPTQNLQNLKEHISTETQQTASRPNPARTHSGRGRPAKTSPLSTHKMVSVKEEEECAAQDVPGFQDDPSDADYNPKSQLKSAGSSSYMSSRGRRIRKPPRRNFPPDNDSEEEGTSKAKTQKKVAEPAEAAGVHEDDCGEIGDGEADDEEGSGEEDGEFRQQGEGDDSGGERDGRLIQSTSMSSRSESKPYSSVTHECEDCGKKFTHTGNFKRHMRIHTGEKPFSCRDCNKAFSDPAACKAHEKTHSPLKPYCCSTCGKSYRQISLLNLHRKRHTGEARYSCEVCGKLFTTSGNLKRHQLVHSGEKPYHCDFCEKAFSDPTAKMRHLETHDTEKGNKCPHCDKRFNQPGNLKAHLKIHITDGPLKCKECGKQFTTSGNLKRHLRVHSGEKPYVCMHCQRAFSDPGALQRHERIHTGEKPCVCLICGKAFTQASSLIAHVRQHTGEKPYVCDRCGKRFVQSSQLANHIRHHDNVRPHKCQMCDKAFVNVGDLSKHIIIHTGEKPFLCDKCGRGFNRVDNLRSHVKTVHHGKAGMKRLVVAGGSADEGADGCAGASTSDSEINIVTVTTEDIVTLATEALAATAVAQLTVVPVAASVSADETEALKAEITKAVEKVQEADPNTQILYACDSCGDKFLDASSLAQHVRIHTAQALVMFQADSDFYQYTTATTAEGDSATTWQPTAEQVIQEGELIFRTQVGEEEAEGGIVGETQVQEEGTGGVTHVEGREDGEVETQSELHTEGKDESAGDVEEEKEVEMECESRA, encoded by the exons ATGGAGTTCCCATGGCACAGTGGGAAGGTTCTGGAGCAACTCAACCGCCAGCGCAAGCAGGGCCTACTGTGTGACTGCACCTTCGTTGTGGACGGGGTGGACTTCAAAGCCCACAAAGCTGTCCTGGCGGCCTGCAGTGTCTATTTCCGCACCCTCTTCCTGGACCAGAAAGATGTGGTGCATCTGGACATCAGCAATGCAGCAG GTTTGGGTCAGGTCCTGGAGTTTATGTACACTGCCAAGCTGAGTTTAAGTCCGCAGAATGTAGAAGATGTGCTGGCTGTTGCTAACTTTCTACAGATGCAAGAAATTGTCAATGCCTGCTCTGCGTACCAGTCAATGGCAAACCAAGCTCCGTCACTCATAACACTGGATTTCGCTGTAG CAGAAGACAAACAAGGTGAAGTAGATCAGAGAGAGGAGCTGGAGAGCGACCTGGCCGAAGTAGCATCTCAAGCAGAGGACAGCCCTAGCACCCCCACAGAAGGAAAGGAGCCCACGCAAAATCTGCAAAATTTAAAGGAACACATCTCCACTGAAACACAACAGACAGCTTCTCGGCCCAACCCTGCCAGAACCCACTCAGGCCGAGGACGTCCGGCCAAAACCAGCCCCCTTTCTACCCACAAGATGGTATCtgtaaaggaggaggaggaatgtgCTGCACAAGATGTACCTGGATTTCAGGACGACCCCTCTGATGCCGACTACAATCCCA AATCACAGTTGAAATCTGCTGGCAGCTCGTCCTACATGAGCTCGCGGGGGAGAAGAATCAGAAAACCTCCTCGACGAAACTTCCCACCTG ACAATGACTCAGAGGAAGAAGGCACATCAAAGgcaaaaacacagaagaagGTGGCGGAGCCGGCAGAAGCGGCCGGAGTACATGAGGACGACTGTGGGGAGATTGGCGACGGGGAAGCTGATGATGAGGAGGGGTCTGGTGAGGAAGATGGCGAGTTTAGACAGCAAGGAGAAGGAGATGATTCAGGcggagagagagatgggagaCTTATTCAGTCGACGTCTATGAGCAGCCGATCCGAATCAAAGCCGTACAGCTCTGTGACACATGAATGTGAG GACTGTGGAAAGAAATTCACCCATACTGGTAACTTCAAGAGACACATGcgtattcacacaggagagaagccaTTCAGCTGTCGGGACTGCAACAAGGCTTTCTCTGACCCTGCAGCCTGTAAAGCACACGAGAAAACACACAG CCCCCTGAAGCCATACTGCTGCTCGACTTGTGGAAAGAGCTACCGCCAGATCAGCCTGCTCAACCTGCACCGCAAACGCCACACTGGCGAAGCACGGTACAGCTGCGAAGTGTGTGGCAAGCTCTTCACCACATCCGGCAACCTAAAGCGCCACCAGCTGGTGCATAGTGGTGAGAAACCGTACCACTGCGACTTCTGTGAGAAGGCTTTCTCTGATCCCACCGCTAAGATGCGACATCTGGAGACGCATGACACGGAAAAGGGTAACAAGTGTCCACACTGCGACAAGCGCTTCAACCAG CCTGGAAATCTGAAGGCTCACCTAAAAATCCATATCACAGACGGGCCTCTCAAGTGCAAGGAATGTGGCAAACAGTTTACTACCTCAG GAAATCTAAAGAGACACCTGCGGGTCCACAGTGGGGAGAAACCGTATGTTTGTATGCACTGTCAGAGAGCTTTCAGTGACCCTGGAGCTCTGCAGCGGCATGAACGCATCCACACAG gtgagaagccgtgtGTCTGTCTTATCTGTGGCAAGGCTTTCACACAGGCCAGCTCACTCATCGCCCACGTTCGCCAGCACACTGGAGAGAAGCCCTACGTGTGCGATCGCTGTGGCAAAAG GTTTGTGCAGTCCAGTCAACTGGCCAATCACATCCGGCATCACGACAACGTCCGGCCGCACAAGTGTCAGATGTGCGACAAGGCATTTGTTAATGTGGGAGACCTGTCGAAGCACATCATCATCCACACAG GGGAGAAACCTTTCCTGTGTGATAAATGTGGCAGAGGGTTCAACCGGGTGGACAATCTGCGCTCCCACGTTAAGACCGTCCACCACGGCAAGGCCGGCATGAAGCGGCTGGTTGTAGCCGGGGGCAGCGCAGACGAAGGGGCTGATGGGTGCGCAGGAGCATCCACCTCTGACAGCGAGATCAACATAGTTACCGTCACCACAGAGGACATTGTCACCCTGGCAACCGAGGCCCTGGCAGCCACTGCTGTAGCTCAGCTGACAG TGGTTCCAGTGGCTGCTTCAGTGTCTGCTGATGAGACGGAGGCTTTGAAAGCTGAAATCACAAAGGCAGTAGAGAAAGTGCAAGAAGCGG ACCCCAACACCCAGATCTTGTACGCTTGTGATTCATGTGGGGATAAATTCTTGGACGCCAGCTCCCTGGCCCAGCACGTGCGCATCCACACAGCTCAGGCATTGGTCATGTTTCAGGCAGATTCTGACTTCTACCAATACACCACAGCCACCACCGCCGAGGGGGATTCTGCCACAACGTGGCAACCCACGGCTGAACAAGTCATCCAGGAAGGAGAGCTAATCTTCCGTACCCAggttggagaggaagaggcagagggagggatTGTGGGGGAGACACAAGTTCAAGAAGAAGGGACAGGAGGGGTGACTCAtgtggaggggagggaggatggAGAGGTGGAAACCCAAAGTGAGCTCCACACTGAAGGAAAAGATGAATCTGCAGGGGACGTAGAGGAAGAAAAGGAAGTGGAGATGGAATGTGAGAGTAGGGCGTAA